The Solanum pennellii chromosome 4, SPENNV200 genomic interval AGTTGATTGATGATGTTTGGTTCAGGCTTTGACAGTCCTCCTGTTGGTGTTTCTGAGAAGGATTCGAATTGTATAGTTGAGGAGGTATGTACAAGTTCAGCAGCACCTATGATGGACGGACTTGGGAAGCGAAACAACAGCAGTGTTGAGCTGCCACTCCCGTCCTTGTCTAAGAAAACAAAATCATCTACTCACAATCCACTAAAACCGCACTGTCAGGTTGACTCCTGCAATCTTGATCTCTCTTCAGCTAAACAATATCACCGAAAACATCGAGTTTGTCACATTCATTCCAAATGCCCAAAGGTCATTATACTAGGTCGACACCGACGCTTTTGCCAGCAGTGTAGCAGGTAAACCACTTAATAACAACTAATTCTTCTTTCTTCCCCATGCGATATTTTGACATCATTAATTCCTTCTCCCACTCAAGGTTCCATAGCTTGTCTGATTTTGATGAAAACAAACGAAGCTGTCGCACCAGGCTTTCTGATCACAATGCACGCCGCCGCAAGCCACAGTTTAACTCCACAAGCACGAGGTTTTCTTCGTTGTTTTATGGTATGATACCTATATATGTTAAGATTAATTGCTTAAATGTGAATTAGTGAGTATTCAAATGAAAAGGTTTCTGGAGAAGACTAATTTGTAATATGGACACAAATGTGATTAATTCCCAATGTTTCTATAAGATCAAATTCTTTTTCTATGCCATTGGTTTGCTTTAAtccatacattttaattttaaggcATACACACACCTATAAAAGTATTTATACTCGAACAATTTTCCCATCTGAGATTGGATATGTAGCTTCTTTCTTATAATGACATGAAATGTGACTTTTTCTGTACGTCTTCTGCTATTATCTTTCTCTGTTTTGTTTCTTTGAACATGTTCTGTGGTGGAGGTTCATCCAACTTTTAGTTCACCtctttttgcatttttctaGTTCTACTGTCCTATTATACCCTTTCTTTCTCTGGTGATGGGTGGTGGTGCATGAAGGGTGGAGGTTGTGGTGACTGCAGCAGCGAAATcagaattttcaaaatattaatgaGATCAACGGGATTCTAACAGACAGTATATGTAcatagaattattttttataccaTTCAGCATGTAATTTTTCAGCAAAGTGTTGTCAATTGACTCTTCTTGGACGAGTATAGCTTCACAAATGGTGATGACTGATGAGTGTGGGGTAGGGAGCTAATTagaacatttttttattcaggTTTCTACCTTATCAATTATCATCTAATTGAAAGACATTTCTTACATTGTTTTATGTCTTGTGCTTACCCACTACCATTTCATGTTCTTATGCATTTACAGATAATAAGCAATTGATGAATCTTGTGTTCAACAATGCCCCCCTTGTCCACTCTAAACCTACTGCAGATTCTACCTGGGAAACCTCTGAAGTTTCCAAGTTCACATTAACAAGAGGGTTAACTTTAAAGCCCTACAAAGCTGACAGTTTTAATGGGCAATCACTTGTGGGGGGATTCAAGCTTTCAGGGACCACTGAGATGCAGACCAATGCATCTAACTTATACTCGGTGTCCAATGACACAAAAGCTGAGGTCTTCAGTCAAGGTTTGTTTCGATACCAAGGAACTCCACCCTACAATAGttttcattttaagttctgTTGTAGTTCTCCTTgttgttcatgagatccatcaTTAATCTTTTCTTCTCATGATTTGAGTGGGAAAGATCTCTACTTTTGTGTTGGTAAGGCTAGTTCTCTCTAAAGATATGCATCAAGTCATTGAATTATTAGCTTTCAGTGGCTGCAAGATATCTTAATATAACAACTGATATTTGCATGATAATCACATGGCTTGCACGAGTACTTAAACTTCTTGATGAACCTATTggataaattttatattctgCACACTTTTTCTTGGAACTGAATTGAAAGCTTTACCTTTATGCCGTAGGAAACCCTTGTATGTTGGGTTATAAATATTGGTTCTGCAGATGATAGAAATTATTGTTATTGCCTGATTTCTGGTTGTGAtccttaatttcttttaaaaagccTAATCTTACTAGACTCTCAAGGGTTCAAGTACAAATTATCCATGTTGTTTTGTTACTGAGACCTAAAATAATGGTTGAAGCTGAATATAAATTATCATGACCCAAAAACCGAGGTCGTGATGGAACCTATACTAACCCACCGATAGGTGAGCCAACCCTTATCTAGACCAAATATTAAATACATCGCCAGACAAATGTAAATAAGTAGCGGAAGTGAAGTCTTAACATTAGGCTTTCATAGATCAAAACCGAAATGTGGAATAATAACGTTTGCAACCCCAAAATCTGGTGACATGAGTACAAGCCTCGAAGATATACCAATAAGATCCAAAATTACTACACTGTTTGAAAGTTAAGACaggaaataaacaaataaatgaaaGTTTGGATGCTGCAGAACAGCTAAGCAGCTACCTAGAAAGACTTCAATGAACACCAACTCGATATGAGGATCACCTAGTGCTAGTACTGGGCTCGGAACCTGCACAGTAGAGGTGCAGAAAGCAAGGGTGAGTACGAAAGATCACATGTACTCAGCAACATTGTTGACCGACTTTTAAAAGAAGCAATGCTGCAATGGCGAAGATCAGTCCTACACTGCTCCTTCAACACTTGGGCAAAAATATCAGAATAAAACCTTTGTTAAAAGGCAGACTAGCAGTTAAAGACAATATCAAATCAGTTCATAAACAATGCCTAATCCAGCTAAA includes:
- the LOC107016249 gene encoding squamosa promoter-binding-like protein 3 isoform X1, whose amino-acid sequence is MMFGSGFDSPPVGVSEKDSNCIVEEVCTSSAAPMMDGLGKRNNSSVELPLPSLSKKTKSSTHNPLKPHCQVDSCNLDLSSAKQYHRKHRVCHIHSKCPKVIILGRHRRFCQQCSRFHSLSDFDENKRSCRTRLSDHNARRRKPQFNSTSTRFSSLFYDNKQLMNLVFNNAPLVHSKPTADSTWETSEVSKFTLTRGLTLKPYKADSFNGQSLVGGFKLSGTTEMQTNASNLYSVSNDTKAEVFSQGVKETTFSLNMGVAPELPRALSLLSNENEFISIGHSKHVDQIIIPEQVTHAIPQSLPFESTERWQAEQHLFNPHIHTLVANGHSGGSFQEIQLSKDPFDDSYMSMD
- the LOC107016249 gene encoding squamosa promoter-binding-like protein 3 isoform X2, which codes for MMDGLGKRNNSSVELPLPSLSKKTKSSTHNPLKPHCQVDSCNLDLSSAKQYHRKHRVCHIHSKCPKVIILGRHRRFCQQCSRFHSLSDFDENKRSCRTRLSDHNARRRKPQFNSTSTRFSSLFYDNKQLMNLVFNNAPLVHSKPTADSTWETSEVSKFTLTRGLTLKPYKADSFNGQSLVGGFKLSGTTEMQTNASNLYSVSNDTKAEVFSQGVKETTFSLNMGVAPELPRALSLLSNENEFISIGHSKHVDQIIIPEQVTHAIPQSLPFESTERWQAEQHLFNPHIHTLVANGHSGGSFQEIQLSKDPFDDSYMSMD